Within Schumannella luteola, the genomic segment CGCAGAACCCGATCGAGCAGGAGGGCACGTACCTGCTGCCCGAGGCGCAGCTCGACCGCTTCCTGCTCAAGGAGGTGCTCGACTACCCGAACCCGGCCGACGAGTTCGAGATCCTGCGCCGCATCGACAGCGGCGTCTTCGACCGCGACGACCACGACCCGGATCCGCTGACGCTCGACGACGTGCGCTTCATCCAGCAGGCCGGACAGAAGGTCTTCGTCGCCGACCAGGTGCGTCAGTACCTGATCGCCATCGTGCAGGCGACCCGCAACCCCGCCTCGGTCATCAACGCCGACTGGGCCCGCCTGGTCGACTACGGCGCGAGCCCCCGTGCCTCGATCGCCTTCCTGCAGGCCGCCCGTGCGCTGGCCCTGCTGCAGGGCCGCGGCTACGTCATCCCCGAAGACGTCAAGCAGCTCTCGCGCCGCGTGCTCGGCCACCGCGTCGTGCTGACCTTCGAGGCGGATGCCCTCGAGGTCACGTCGTGGCAGATCATCGACGCGATCGTGGCCGCGATCCCGACCCCGTAAGCGGCATGGCCTCCCTGCTCCCGCGCGTCAAGTCGCGGCTGTTCATCCACGCCAACCGACGCACCACGAACCTGCTCGACGGCGCGTACGCCTCGCTGCACGTCGGTCGCAGTCTCGACTTCGACGACCTGCGCGTCTACGTGCCCGGCGACCAGGTCGAGGACATCGACTGGAAGGCGACCGCCCGCACCGGGCAGCCGCTCGTGAAGCGCTACCTGCAGACGCGGCGTCAGGATGTGCTCTTCCTCGTCGACACCGGGCGGGGGATGGCGGCGGTCGCCGAGGGCGGCGAGGCCAAGCGCGACCTCGCGATCGACATCGTCGGCGTGCTCGGCTTCCTCGCCCTGAAGCACGGCGACTCGGTCGGCATGATCACGCATGCCGACGGGCGCGTGCGGGTGCGTCCGCCGAAGTCGACCGAGGGCTACCTCGAATCGCTGCTGCGCGGCATCCGCGACGAGACGACGCTCGACGGCGAGCAGAGCGACATCACCGAGCTGCTGCGCCACGTCGCGCGGGTGCTGCGCAACCGCGGCATCCTCGTGGTCGTCGCCGACGACCTGATGCCGCCCGACGACCTCGACGACACGCTCAAGGCTCTCGGCGTGCGCCACGAGCTGCTGTGGATCACCGTCGCCGACCTCGATCTGATCTCCGGCGACGGCAGCCGTCGTCAGATCGTCGGCGTCGAAGACGATCAGCTCATCCCGACGATCTTCCGCTCCGACCGCAAGCTGCGCCGCCTCTACGCCGAGGCCGCGACGTGGCGCATCGACTCGCAGCGCACCTTCTTCACCCGGCTCGCCGTCTCGCACGCCCGCGTCGGCAGCATCGACGCGGTCGTTCCGACGCTGCTCAACCTGCTGAGGAGGCGCTCCCGTGCCGGCATCTGAGCGTCGTGGCGTCGCGGACTCCGGGGGAGGTGCGCGGTCATGAACGACCCCGTCGACCCGTACTTCCCGCCCCAGGTCTACGACTGGTTCTGGTGGATCATCCTGCCGGTCTTCCTGCTGCTGCTGGCGGCCTGGATCATCCTGTCGCGCGTGATCGCGAAGCGCGCCGCGCGCCCCGTCGAGGCGCCGCCGGCCCCGGTGATCAAGCGCTACGTGCCCCCGCCGGACGCGGGCCCGAAGGCCTTCGCGCGCATCGACCGCGTGCGTCGGCAGTTCGAGGCCGGCGACATCGACACCCGCGACGCGCACATCGAGCTCAGTGAGATCGTGCGCGACTTCGGCTACCAGCGCACCGGCATCGACGCGCGCAGCATGACCCTCGAGGAGCTGCGCGAGAGCCGGCTGGTGCCGATCGCCGACGCCGTCTCGGGCTGGTACCCGATCGCGTTCGCGCCCGATGCCGACGAGGACATCGGACCGGCGCTCGATTCCGCGAGAGGAGTGGTGCAGGCATGGAGCTAGTCTTCGGCTGGATGCCGTTCGCCCTGCTGGGGCTCGTGGTCGCCGGCTTCGCGGTCTACCTGATCGTGTCGCGCGGCCGTCGCCGTCGTAGCGACACGACCGTCCTGGCCGCCGCCCACGTCGAGCGTCTGTTCGCCCTGCCCGAGTACCGCAGGGCGTATCGCCGCGGCCGCGTGCTGTTCGCGGGGCTCATCGCGGTGAGTCTCTTCGCGCTCAGCGGTCTCGCCATCGTCGCCGCGCGTCCGGTCACCACCGACGTGGTCACCACCGAGACCGCGAATCGCGACATCGTGCTCTGCCTCGACGTCTCCGGGTCGATGCTCGGCGACGACGCCGAGGTGCTCGACCAGTTCCGCACGATCGCGAAGGGCTTCTCGGGTGAGCGCATCTCGCTCGTCATCTGGAACGCCTCCGCCGTGCAGGTCTTCCCGCTCACCGACGACTACAGCTACGTCGACGAGCAGCTGAAGACGGTGGCGGATGCGGCGGCCGAGGCCGATCGCCTCGGCTACTACCCGGACCCGCAGGAGGGCAGCTTCGATCTGTTGAGCGGCACCCTGCTCGGCAGCGGCTCGTCGCTCATCGGCGACGGTCTGGCCAGCTGCGTGCTGCGCTTCGACAACACCGACTCGGAGCGCTCGCGCACGGTGCTGCTCGCGACCGACAACGAGCTCTACGGCGAGCCGCTCGTCACGCTCGACGAGGCGTCGAGGTTCGCGCAGGAGCGCAAGGTGCGGGTCTACGCGCTGACGCCGTCGTTCCTCGGCATCTCCACGCCGGAGAAGCGCGAGCTCGAGCAGGAGTCGGAGGCCACCGGCGGCAAGCTGTTCGGCCTCGACGACGCCCGCGCGGCCGATGAGATCGTCAAGCGCGTGCTCGCCGATCAGGCGTCGAAGCTCAAGGGCACGCCGCGCCTGGTCATCACCGACGAGCCGGGCGGCGCCCTCGTGGTCGGCATCCTCGCGGTCTGGCTTGTCGCCTTCATCGGATGGAGGATGCGCACGTGATCTTCGACCCGGTCATCAGCATCGGCTGGATCGTCGTCCTGCTGATCCCGCCGCTCGTCTTCACGGTCTGGCAGATCGTGCGGGCCGGGGGGATGCGCTCGCGCATCTCGCCGATCCGGCGCCTCGTCGCGGTGCTCCTGCTCGGCGTCGCCGCGCTCGGACCGGCGATCCCCGGCGGCACGACGAAGGAGATCCGCTCCGACGTCGACGTGTTCATCGTCATGGACACCACGACGAGCTCCAACGCCGAGGACTACGGCGACGGGCGCACCCGTCTCGACCTGATGAAGCAGGACCTGCGGTCGGTCGTCGAGCAGTACGGCGGCGCGCGCTACAGCCTGATCACCTTCGACAGCGCCGCGCAGGTGCGGGTTCCGCTCATCGCCGATCCGGATGCGCTGCTCTCCCTCGCCGACACCCTGCAGGTCGAGATCACCGACTACTCGCAGGGCTCGACGCCCTACCAGGCGAACGATCTGCTCGCGGAGCGCCTGCAGTCCTCGCGCAAGGAGCACGCCTCACGGGTGCGCGTCGTGGTCTACATGGGCGACGGCGAGCAGACGGCGACGGTCGACGGGGCTCAGAGCTTCTCGGCTGCGAAGGGGCTCTTCGACGCCGGCGCCGTGC encodes:
- a CDS encoding AAA family ATPase, coding for MSAAFARKVVGQQALRTSIMTALVAGGHILLESVPGLAKSTAAGTLATAVQAEFRRIQCTPDLLPSDILGTQIYDAPNSRFVTQLGPVHANIVLLDEINRSSAKTQSAMLEAMQERQTSIGGTIYPLPEPFLVIATQNPIEQEGTYLLPEAQLDRFLLKEVLDYPNPADEFEILRRIDSGVFDRDDHDPDPLTLDDVRFIQQAGQKVFVADQVRQYLIAIVQATRNPASVINADWARLVDYGASPRASIAFLQAARALALLQGRGYVIPEDVKQLSRRVLGHRVVLTFEADALEVTSWQIIDAIVAAIPTP
- a CDS encoding DUF58 domain-containing protein — encoded protein: MASLLPRVKSRLFIHANRRTTNLLDGAYASLHVGRSLDFDDLRVYVPGDQVEDIDWKATARTGQPLVKRYLQTRRQDVLFLVDTGRGMAAVAEGGEAKRDLAIDIVGVLGFLALKHGDSVGMITHADGRVRVRPPKSTEGYLESLLRGIRDETTLDGEQSDITELLRHVARVLRNRGILVVVADDLMPPDDLDDTLKALGVRHELLWITVADLDLISGDGSRRQIVGVEDDQLIPTIFRSDRKLRRLYAEAATWRIDSQRTFFTRLAVSHARVGSIDAVVPTLLNLLRRRSRAGI
- a CDS encoding VWA domain-containing protein, which produces MELVFGWMPFALLGLVVAGFAVYLIVSRGRRRRSDTTVLAAAHVERLFALPEYRRAYRRGRVLFAGLIAVSLFALSGLAIVAARPVTTDVVTTETANRDIVLCLDVSGSMLGDDAEVLDQFRTIAKGFSGERISLVIWNASAVQVFPLTDDYSYVDEQLKTVADAAAEADRLGYYPDPQEGSFDLLSGTLLGSGSSLIGDGLASCVLRFDNTDSERSRTVLLATDNELYGEPLVTLDEASRFAQERKVRVYALTPSFLGISTPEKRELEQESEATGGKLFGLDDARAADEIVKRVLADQASKLKGTPRLVITDEPGGALVVGILAVWLVAFIGWRMRT
- a CDS encoding VWA domain-containing protein; translation: MIFDPVISIGWIVVLLIPPLVFTVWQIVRAGGMRSRISPIRRLVAVLLLGVAALGPAIPGGTTKEIRSDVDVFIVMDTTTSSNAEDYGDGRTRLDLMKQDLRSVVEQYGGARYSLITFDSAAQVRVPLIADPDALLSLADTLQVEITDYSQGSTPYQANDLLAERLQSSRKEHASRVRVVVYMGDGEQTATVDGAQSFSAAKGLFDAGAVLGYGTAQGGPMRENNPEIFVDDQYDELYSDPNAPPSTPPQPDPSASPTEPPYLVDPTTGQPAISKIDETVLKKIASDLGVGYQHRAPGSSPTLPDVGNRLGEQVEVKKLSIAERLYWVPAIAAFLLLAWELFIGWRQLSELRTAKPKKVN